A section of the Phaseolus vulgaris cultivar G19833 chromosome 8, P. vulgaris v2.0, whole genome shotgun sequence genome encodes:
- the LOC137824985 gene encoding uncharacterized protein — translation MLSVDGSSNQQRSGAGIILEGPNGVLTEQALRFAFKASDNQAEYEVLIVGMLLAKEMGAQSLLAKSDSQLVAGQVTGEYQAKDPQMAAYLRYVEVLKGAFAAFELVHVPREQNARADLLAKLASSCKGEGIGQSSKRHSKCRESL, via the coding sequence atgctctcagtggatgggtcctccaaccaacagaggagtggcgctggaataatcttggaggggcctaacGGAGTGTTGACCGAGCAAGCcttacgcttcgccttcaaagcaagcgataaccaagcagaatacgagGTGCTGATTGttggaatgctcttggccaaagaAATGGGTGCTCAAAGCCTCTTGGCGAAGAGTGATTCCCAGTTGGTCGcaggacaagtaacaggggagtaccaggcaaaggacccacagatggctgCGTACTTAAGGTACGTCGAAGTATTGAAGGGAGCTTTCGCtgcgtttgagctggtgcatgtccctagagaacaaaatgccagagctgacctactcgccaagctggccagctcatgCAAGGGGGAAGGCATAGGACAGTCATCCAAGAGACACTCAAAATGCCGTGAAAGTTTGTGa
- the LOC137824986 gene encoding uncharacterized protein, with amino-acid sequence MVELKDLIVVPNIADRLSPPVKSDKVLGPHKESWCEFHEAFRHPINNCLALGYQLDELVKNGFLKVYLAGSAATTALAVPEEDQAHEMPIHGEVHTISGGFSGGGPIASQRKRYVRAVNSVVEGGSDDQWESNLVFTRADLRDVVPHDNDPVVISVVTAGRKEHRVLVDQGNSADVMFWSTFNKLQLSPDLLRPYNGCLYGFTGDQVEVRGYLELRTTFTDGTVSRTESIRYLVVNANSAYNILLGRPAPNRLRAVASTRHMKMKLPGLLLYLVLF; translated from the coding sequence ATGGTGGAGCtaaaagacctcatcgttgtacccaacatagctgacaggttgagtCCACCGgtgaagtctgacaaggtgctgggacctcacaaagagtcgtggtgcgagttccacgaggcgtTCAGGCACCCTATCAACAACTGCTTGgcgctgggctatcagttggatgagcttgtgaagaatggtttcctgaaggTTTATCTTGCTGGGTCTGCCGCGACCACAGCCCTGGCGGTACCAGAGGAGGATCAGGCGCATGAAATGCCAATCCATGGAGAGGTGCACACCATTTCTGGTGGCTTCTCTGGAGGAGGGCCCATTGCCTCTCAACGCAAGAGGTATGTGAGGGCAGTGAACTCAGTTGTTGAGGGGGGTTCAGATGATCAATGGGAGTCGAACCTTGTGTTCACAAGGGCAGACCTACGGGATGTTgtcccacatgacaatgacccagtagtcatttcggttgtcacggcTGGGAGGAAGGAGCATAGGGTGCTCGTCGACCAGGGCAAttctgcagatgtcatgttttggtcgacgtTCAATAaattgcagttgtcccctgacttGTTGAGGCCCTACAATGGTTGCTTGTACGGGTTCACAGGGGACCAGGTGGAAGTACGAGGttacttggagctgaggacgacgttcacagatggaACGGTGTCCCGTACAGAGAGCATTCGTTACTTGGTAGTCAACGCCAATTCAgcttacaacattttgttgggaagACCAGCGCCGAATAGGCTGAGAGCAGtggcctccacacgccacatgaagatgaagctgccaggTCTTCTCCTCTACCTTGTCTTAttttga
- the LOC137824984 gene encoding uncharacterized protein, producing MMPYRRYIADGVLPAEPGKGKRIKKNSARYTLVDGVLFRHGFTYPILTCVSGDECTRIMPELHEGICGSHVGGRSLASNVIHARFYWPSVREDCVRYAQRCKQCQMHADWHKAPQRS from the coding sequence ATGATGCCTTACAGGCGTTACATTGCAGATGGGGTTCTCCCAGCAGAGCCCGGAAAGGgaaaaaggataaagaagaattctgcAAGGTACACTCTTGTTGATGGAGTACTATTTAGGCATGGGTTCACATACCCAATTCTGACATGTgtgagtggcgacgagtgtacgaGGATCATGCCAGAGCTTCACGAGGGGATTTGCGGAAGCCACGTGGGGGGAAGATCATTAGCTTCCAATGTGATTCACGCAAGGTTTTATTGGCCATCAGTGAGGGAAGATTGTGTAAGATACGCCCAGCGATGCAAGCAATGCCAgatgcatgcagactggcataAGGCTCCCCAGAGGAGCTGA